A DNA window from Oncorhynchus tshawytscha isolate Ot180627B linkage group LG13, Otsh_v2.0, whole genome shotgun sequence contains the following coding sequences:
- the si:ch73-345f18.3 gene encoding uncharacterized protein si:ch73-345f18.3, with translation MSVLFCCRCVFPSEDTDERQPLLHPKLPESEKPVSARQPRPAPTVSRSGQLVPKRVGVKDLDQRFSDVTETFNQQHESYNVMKERIISLRHTYNCSNDSTLTLTECVRKIKEEYEDSYRVTVVIKGYDFSLSVVPLRSVDEGENSLPRLLRLAQDELRGFSQGAIAIVAAGTKLQVLIDWLLSRGERMAEQVREVAPTHQDHCRLEENLIETMQEVRRVRELSLGYCQQAREIQTEAAQIAGLA, from the exons ATGTCTGTGCTATTTTGCTGCCGCTGTGTTTTTCCATCCGAAGACACCGACGAG AGACAGCCCCTACTGCACCCCAAGCTTCCAGAATCAGAGAAGCCAGTTTCGGCCAGACAGCCTCGACCAGCACCCACAG taagtCGGAGTGGTCAGTTGGTCCCGAAGCGTGTGGGTGTGAAGGACTTGGACCAGCGGTTCTCTGATGTGACCGAGACATTCAACCAACAACATGAGAGCTATAATGTCATGAAGGAACGCATCATATCTCTTCGCCACACTTACAACTGTAGCAACGACAGCACCCTGACTCTGACCGAGTGTGTGAGGAAGATCAAGGAGGAATACG AGGACAGCTACAGGGTAACCGTGGTGATAAAGGGgtatgacttctctctctctgtggttccgCTGAGGTCTGTGGATGAGGGAGAGAATTCTCTGCCTCGCCTACTCCGGTTGGCTCAGGATGAGCTCAGGGGCTTTTCCCAGGGCGCCATAGCAATTGTCGCTGCCGGGACCAAGCTCCAGGTGCTGATAGACTGGCTGCTTAGTCGGGGGGAGCGAATGGCGGAGCAGGTCAGGGAGGTGGCACCAACTCATCAGGACCACTGTAGGCTGGAGGAGAACCTGATTGAGACCATGCAGGAAGTGAGAAGGGTGAGGGAGCTTTCGCTAGGGTACTGCCAGCAGGCTAGAGAGATCCAAACTGAGGCTGCACAGATAGCAGGGCTGGCctga